Proteins encoded by one window of Rhodamnia argentea isolate NSW1041297 chromosome 6, ASM2092103v1, whole genome shotgun sequence:
- the LOC115754370 gene encoding transcription factor UNE12, which produces MANNPNEAPADEFLEHLLGLPNFAAAAEAGLAPGDGSGLSVTAAPPMMLHLGSGDGSGHMSALGGGGGAAAGGGYHGTVFPLGLSLEQGKGGFLKPEDASGSGKRFHEEVVDGRASTVKNVFHGQPMPNPVPAAPHPPAMRPRVRARRGQATDPHSIAERLRRERIAERIRQLQDLVPSVNKTDRAAMLDEIVDYVKFLRLQVKVLSMSRLGGAGAVAPLVTDIPLSSVEEEGGEGGRNQPAWEKWSNDGTERQVAKLMEENVGTAMQFLQSKALCIMPISLATAIYQTQPPDTSSLVKSESNPPS; this is translated from the exons ATGGCGAACAATCCGAACGAAGCTCCCGCCGATGAGTTCCTGGAGCACCTCCTCGGCCTCCCGAACTTCGCCGCCGCGGCGGAGGCCGGCCTGGCTCCGGGCGACGGAAGCGGCCTCTCCGTGACCGCCGCCCCCCCGATGATGCTCCATCTCGGCTCCGGCGACGGCTCCGGCCACATGTCCGCCCTCGGCGGCGGAGGGGGAGCGGCCGCCGGCGGAGGATACCACGGGACAGTGTTCCCGCTGGGGCTGAGCTTGGAGCAGGGGAAGGGAGGGTTCCTGAAGCCGGAGGACGCGTCCGGGAGTGGCAAGCGGTTCCATGAGGAGGTCGTCGATGGCAGAGCTTCGACTGTTAAAAAC GTATTCCATGGACAACCAATGCCCAACCCTGTTCCTGCAGCACCACATCCACCAGCGATGCGCCCGAGAGTAAGGGCTAGACGAGGACAAGCTACAGATCCCCACAGCATTGCTGAACGA TTGCGGAGAGAGAGAATAGCAGAAAGGATTAGACAATTGCAAGATCTGGTTCCAAGTGTTAACAAG ACAGACAGAGCTGCCATGCTTGATGAAATCGTGGACTATGTGAAGTTCCTGAGGCTCCAAGTTAAG GTTTTGAGCATGAGTAGATTGGGGGGAGCTGGTGCAGTGGCACCACTTGTGACCGACATCCCACTATCGTCAGTCGag gaAGAAGGAGGTGAAGGCGGAAGAAATCAACCGGCCTGGGAAAAGTGGTCGAACGATGGCACGGAGCGGCAGGTCGCTAAGCTCATGGAGGAGAACGTCGGGACCGCGATGCAGTTCCTTCAGTCCAAGGCCCTCTGCATCATGCCAATCTCTCTAGCCACCGCGATCTACCAGACGCAACCCCCCGACACCTCCTCCCTCGTCAAGTCTGAAAGCAATCCTCCGTCCTAG